The following proteins come from a genomic window of Cervus canadensis isolate Bull #8, Minnesota chromosome 3, ASM1932006v1, whole genome shotgun sequence:
- the LOC122438127 gene encoding ubiquitin-conjugating enzyme E2 D3-like gives MALKRINKELGDLARDPPAQCSAGPVGDDMFHWQATVMGPNDSPYQGGVFFLTIHFPTDYPFNPPKVAFTTRIYHPNINSNGSICLDILRSQWSPALTISKVLLSICSLLCDPNPDDPLVPEIARIYKTDRDKYNRISREWTQKYAM, from the coding sequence ATGGCGCTGAAACGGATTAATAAGGAACTTGGTGATTTGGCCCGTGACCCTCCAGCACAATGTTCTGCAGGTCCAGTTGGGGATGATATGTTTCATTGGCAAGCCACAGTTATGGGACCTAATGACAGCCCATATCAAGGCGGTGTGTTCTTTTTGACAATTCATTTTCCTACAGACTACCCCTTCAACCCACCTAAGGTTGCATTTACAACAAGAATTtatcatccaaatattaacagtAATGGCAGCATTTGTCTCGATATTCTAAGATCACAGTGGTCTCCTGCTTTAACTATTTCTAAAGTTCTTTTATCCATTTGTTCACTGCTATGTGATCCAAACCCAGATGACCCCCTAGTGCCAGAGATTGCACGGATCTATAAAACAGACAGAGATAAGTACAACAGAATATCTCGGGAATGGACTCAGAAGTATGCCATGTGA